The following coding sequences lie in one Micromonospora sp. R77 genomic window:
- a CDS encoding PEP/pyruvate-binding domain-containing protein produces the protein MTPSTILHLAAVLDLDAATDPATAGRKAATLAHLRALGLPVPDGVVLRADAGLDGRVADLLVAAAARWGDVPLAVRSSGLDEDRADASFAGLYETVLDVRGRDALLAAVERCRASASADRVARYHGSSGLEAATIAVLVQPLIDAVAAGVAFTADPVTGARDVVTIDAVRGLGERLVSGAATPEHWQVGQLATRIAPSPDGTVLTAAQAEAVADLARRAEALLEGPQDVEWALDAAGAVHLLQARPVTTLPTSTRVVVPVEVPADLPPGYWQREASHAPLPWTPVNRSWLDQRGRTLTEVCEELGLLVDGIEFRDIGGWEYQRIIPLGGKEPPKAPAWVTWLAARLAPPMRARNAAALRAQDQDLAGQWVRRWHEQWQPDLTRRTTELLAVDRAGLSDDALAAHLRDAVTLVRDGTDVHFRLHGALCMELSRFYFTCRDVLGLDIAETFRLVSGTSHRSTAPARALAEVAGLIRRSPEALARLREGAPLAEVQAADPVVAAALDAYLRDYGCRALQYDAAEPTIDERPGLILGLLRDQLEGDADPAAKEAAVARDREEALAAARRSLAGRPKADAERFERDLAAATAAYPVREDNEFATVSRPLAVLHHAALAVGIRLAERGQVDQPDDAFMLEADELIAALADRDDQREVVLRRLGERAWVLAHPGPDVYGPAPADPPPLSLLPGPTRFAMAAFLWTTNQIFPPIRPGDTTGPIHGVAGSPGIYTGTVRVVRDETEFARLRPGDVLVCPSTSPVWSVLFPSVGALVTDSGGTLSHPAIIAREYGVPAVVATASATSRLGDGDVVRVDGTNGIVTIVSTVDR, from the coding sequence ATGACCCCGTCAACCATTCTGCATCTCGCCGCGGTGCTCGACCTCGACGCCGCGACAGACCCGGCGACCGCGGGCCGGAAGGCCGCGACGCTGGCCCACCTGCGCGCTCTCGGCCTGCCCGTGCCGGACGGTGTCGTGCTGCGCGCCGACGCCGGCCTCGACGGGCGTGTCGCCGACCTGCTCGTCGCGGCCGCCGCGCGGTGGGGCGACGTCCCGCTCGCGGTGCGCTCGTCGGGCCTGGACGAGGACCGCGCCGACGCCTCGTTCGCCGGGCTTTACGAGACCGTCCTCGACGTCCGCGGTCGCGACGCCCTGCTCGCCGCCGTGGAGCGGTGCCGCGCCTCGGCGAGCGCGGACCGCGTCGCCCGGTACCACGGCAGCAGCGGACTCGAGGCCGCCACGATCGCCGTCCTCGTGCAGCCGCTCATCGATGCTGTCGCTGCCGGCGTCGCCTTTACCGCCGACCCGGTGACCGGCGCGCGTGACGTCGTCACGATCGACGCCGTCCGGGGGCTCGGCGAGCGGCTGGTGAGCGGTGCGGCGACCCCGGAACACTGGCAGGTCGGTCAGCTCGCGACCCGGATCGCGCCGTCACCGGACGGTACGGTCCTCACCGCCGCTCAGGCCGAGGCCGTGGCGGACCTCGCCCGGCGCGCCGAGGCGCTGCTGGAGGGCCCGCAGGACGTCGAGTGGGCGCTCGACGCGGCCGGCGCGGTTCACCTGTTGCAGGCCCGCCCGGTGACGACGCTGCCGACCTCCACCAGAGTCGTCGTTCCGGTCGAGGTGCCTGCCGACCTGCCGCCGGGCTACTGGCAGCGCGAGGCCAGCCATGCGCCATTGCCCTGGACACCCGTGAACCGATCCTGGCTTGACCAGCGTGGCCGTACCCTCACCGAGGTCTGCGAGGAACTCGGGCTGCTGGTCGACGGAATCGAGTTCCGTGACATCGGCGGCTGGGAGTACCAGCGCATCATCCCGTTGGGCGGCAAGGAGCCGCCGAAGGCACCGGCCTGGGTAACCTGGCTCGCCGCCCGCTTGGCGCCACCCATGCGGGCCCGCAACGCTGCGGCGCTCCGGGCGCAGGACCAGGACCTTGCAGGGCAATGGGTACGCCGTTGGCACGAGCAGTGGCAGCCAGACCTGACGAGGCGGACCACCGAGCTGCTGGCCGTGGACCGGGCGGGTCTGAGCGATGACGCGCTCGCCGCGCACCTGCGGGACGCCGTCACGCTCGTCCGGGACGGCACGGACGTCCACTTCCGGCTGCACGGAGCTCTGTGCATGGAACTGTCGCGGTTCTACTTCACCTGCCGGGACGTCCTCGGCCTCGACATCGCGGAGACGTTCCGGCTCGTCTCCGGCACATCGCACCGTTCGACGGCGCCGGCTCGCGCACTCGCCGAGGTGGCCGGCCTGATCCGACGCTCACCGGAAGCCCTGGCACGGCTTCGCGAGGGCGCCCCGCTGGCCGAGGTCCAGGCCGCCGACCCTGTCGTCGCCGCCGCCCTCGACGCGTACCTGCGGGACTACGGTTGCCGGGCCCTGCAGTACGACGCTGCCGAGCCGACCATCGACGAGCGACCCGGCCTGATCCTCGGACTGCTGCGGGACCAGCTCGAGGGTGACGCCGATCCCGCGGCCAAGGAGGCGGCCGTAGCGCGTGACCGCGAGGAGGCGCTCGCCGCCGCCCGCCGTTCCCTCGCCGGGCGCCCGAAAGCCGACGCCGAACGCTTCGAGCGGGACCTGGCGGCGGCGACGGCGGCCTACCCCGTACGGGAGGACAACGAGTTCGCCACGGTCAGCCGGCCGCTGGCGGTGCTGCACCACGCCGCCCTCGCGGTGGGCATCCGGTTGGCGGAACGCGGCCAGGTGGACCAGCCGGATGATGCCTTCATGCTTGAGGCCGACGAGCTGATCGCGGCCCTCGCGGACCGTGACGACCAGCGCGAGGTTGTCCTTCGCCGGCTCGGCGAGCGGGCCTGGGTGCTCGCCCACCCGGGGCCGGACGTGTACGGGCCGGCGCCGGCCGACCCGCCGCCGCTGTCCCTGCTGCCCGGGCCAACGCGGTTCGCGATGGCGGCGTTCCTCTGGACGACGAACCAGATCTTCCCGCCGATCCGCCCCGGCGACACCACAGGCCCGATACACGGAGTCGCCGGTTCGCCCGGCATCTACACCGGCACGGTCCGCGTCGTCCGCGACGAGACCGAATTCGCTCGGCTGCGACCTGGCGACGTCCTCGTCTGCCCGTCGACCTCCCCGGTGTGGTCGGTGCTCTTCCCGTCGGTCGGAGCGCTCGTCACCGACTCCGGCGGCACCCTATCCCACCCGGCGATCATCGCCCGCGAGTATGGCGTCCCGGCCGTCGTCGCGACCGCATCGGCGACGTCCCGGCTCGGAGACGGCGACGTCGTCCGCGTCGATGGAACGAACGGCATCGTCACGATCGTCTCGACGGTCGACCGATGA
- a CDS encoding SbcC/MukB-like Walker B domain-containing protein, translated as MDAGFHCCGLAVHQDHRCRRRHRGGPPNFARRQVPPGSVRGRANTRLGQVTYNRYLLRHVTESDTGRRAGRNGLGLSVIDAWTGQERRPATLSGGETFLVSLCLALGLSDVVLAEAGGTQLGSLFVNEGFGSLDQEALDQVLDALDALRSGGRTVGLVSHITELRRRIPSRLHVRKTATGSSVVVEAQVLD; from the coding sequence GTGGACGCCGGGTTCCACTGCTGCGGGCTGGCCGTACACCAGGACCATCGTTGCCGACGTCGTCACAGAGGCGGCCCACCGAACTTTGCCCGCCGCCAGGTTCCACCCGGCTCGGTAAGGGGACGAGCGAACACCCGCCTCGGGCAGGTCACCTACAACCGCTACCTGCTGCGTCACGTCACCGAGTCAGACACCGGCCGCCGCGCCGGGCGAAACGGACTCGGCCTGTCCGTCATCGATGCGTGGACTGGCCAGGAACGTCGTCCCGCCACGCTCTCCGGCGGGGAAACCTTCCTGGTCTCGCTATGTCTTGCCCTCGGACTCAGCGATGTCGTCCTGGCCGAGGCAGGCGGCACTCAACTCGGCAGTCTGTTCGTTAACGAGGGCTTCGGCAGTCTCGATCAAGAGGCGCTCGATCAGGTGCTCGACGCGCTCGACGCCCTGCGTTCCGGTGGCCGAACCGTCGGACTGGTCAGCCATATCACGGAACTGCGCAGGCGGATACCATCGCGCCTACACGTGCGCAAGACAGCCACCGGCTCGTCCGTGGTCGTGGAGGCTCAGGTGCTCGACTGA
- a CDS encoding tyrosine-type recombinase/integrase encodes MPLLDLQKLTVGLSRTWSGFLRDWDRSLRAGNYPQTTRYNYPLAAAQLGRYLREHWPDPDAEDAAEDPCAVTRAHVEAFQAWMIDTRSASTALNKHKGLQQFFKWLLVDEQAVDRSPMERVRQPKTPRKLIPLMRDEDTGKLLDACKGKSFANLRDEALIRLYCNTGARLSEVGNLLMTDIDLNTESVRFHGKGAKDRRVRFGPKTARALSRYRRARGKHKGAALPAAWSATTQRKWLKSTSRRGSNCRTTWAMFVAGKVLTGPRGTSRVSTKVEISFGSYSCEMATPLKELRSPNQASHL; translated from the coding sequence ATGCCACTCCTCGATCTTCAGAAGCTCACCGTCGGACTGTCCCGGACCTGGTCCGGGTTCCTCCGCGACTGGGACCGGTCGCTGCGGGCCGGGAACTACCCGCAGACCACCCGCTACAACTACCCCCTCGCCGCCGCCCAACTCGGCCGCTATCTGAGGGAGCACTGGCCGGACCCGGATGCCGAGGACGCGGCCGAGGATCCGTGCGCGGTGACGCGGGCGCACGTGGAGGCGTTCCAGGCGTGGATGATCGATACGAGGTCCGCGTCGACCGCGTTGAACAAGCACAAGGGGCTTCAGCAGTTCTTCAAGTGGCTGCTGGTCGACGAGCAGGCCGTCGACCGCTCGCCGATGGAGCGGGTGCGGCAGCCGAAAACACCCCGGAAGTTGATCCCGCTCATGCGCGACGAGGACACCGGCAAGCTCCTCGACGCGTGTAAGGGCAAGAGCTTCGCCAACCTCCGCGACGAGGCGCTGATCCGGCTGTACTGCAACACTGGCGCCCGCCTGTCCGAGGTCGGTAACCTCCTCATGACCGATATTGACCTGAACACCGAGTCGGTGCGCTTCCACGGCAAGGGCGCCAAGGACCGACGGGTACGGTTCGGACCCAAGACCGCCCGGGCGCTCAGCCGTTACCGGCGGGCCCGGGGCAAGCACAAGGGCGCCGCTCTGCCGGCCGCATGGTCGGCGACGACCCAACGGAAGTGGCTGAAATCGACGAGTCGGCGCGGGTCGAATTGCCGTACGACTTGGGCTATGTTTGTTGCGGGGAAGGTGCTCACGGGTCCGAGGGGTACTTCGCGCGTCTCGACCAAAGTGGAAATCTCGTTTGGGTCGTATTCATGCGAAATGGCAACTCCTTTGAAAGAATTGAGGTCACCAAATCAAGCGTCACATTTATAA
- a CDS encoding methyltransferase — MSALNVAVEAIHTVAALRAADRTGVLAELAAAPGPAEDVAARAGTNPRSTRLLLEALDAIGVVVAERGRFRLAVPGAEQIGGLLTSADRLDDTVRTGLPPVDVRTADGAGRLYPGAVAALSAAQHDIAGRVADVLGPGVRDVLDVAAGGGIYGIAVARRTPDVRITALDLPEVLPTTRAAVDVAGVADRFSFWGTDVLTVGEAPEPRFDAAVVANLCHLFDRATCADLLRRVAALLRPGGRVAVVDVLPATSEDAAARRSVALYALGLAGRTSTGDVHHLTDYRAWLADAGFDEPDIVPLGGSVPLSLVLARATAADRTPTTV, encoded by the coding sequence ATGAGCGCGTTGAACGTCGCGGTCGAAGCCATCCACACCGTGGCCGCGTTGCGTGCCGCGGACCGGACTGGCGTGCTGGCGGAACTCGCTGCGGCTCCCGGCCCGGCCGAGGACGTCGCCGCGCGGGCCGGCACGAATCCCCGCAGCACGCGGCTGCTGCTGGAGGCGCTCGACGCGATCGGCGTGGTCGTGGCCGAGCGGGGCCGGTTCCGGCTCGCCGTTCCCGGCGCCGAGCAGATCGGCGGACTGCTGACGAGCGCGGACCGGCTCGACGACACTGTACGGACCGGCCTGCCGCCGGTCGACGTCCGCACCGCCGACGGCGCGGGCCGCCTCTATCCGGGGGCGGTCGCCGCGCTGTCGGCAGCGCAGCACGACATCGCCGGCCGGGTAGCGGACGTCCTCGGCCCCGGCGTGCGTGACGTTCTCGATGTCGCCGCGGGCGGCGGGATCTACGGCATCGCCGTCGCCCGCCGTACGCCTGACGTCAGGATCACGGCCCTCGACCTGCCGGAGGTCCTACCCACGACCCGGGCCGCGGTCGACGTGGCGGGAGTCGCCGACCGGTTCTCCTTCTGGGGCACGGACGTGCTGACCGTCGGCGAGGCCCCCGAGCCCCGGTTCGACGCCGCCGTGGTCGCCAACCTCTGCCACCTCTTCGACCGGGCCACCTGCGCCGACCTGCTCCGCCGGGTCGCCGCCCTGCTCAGGCCGGGCGGCCGCGTCGCGGTGGTCGACGTTCTGCCTGCGACATCCGAGGACGCCGCTGCACGGCGGTCGGTCGCGCTCTACGCGCTCGGGCTCGCCGGCCGTACCTCGACGGGCGACGTGCATCACCTCACCGACTACCGCGCCTGGCTCGCGGACGCCGGCTTCGACGAGCCGGACATCGTGCCGCTGGGCGGAAGCGTCCCACTCTCCCTGGTGCTGGCCCGCGCGACCGCGGCGGACCGAACCCCGACGACGGTCTGA
- a CDS encoding metallophosphoesterase — MAAGDAVQVRPARRSLRPLVSGATLVAVLALLFGLPWWTLTVAARWPAPVVAAGTSVFVVAMVAFPVLMYLGHGRRRLDAAARAGDTLLGLVWILFVWALLGNVARLPLAAAGVADPVRSRAVAVGAAVVSVVLAVWGYAEAMRVPRVRRVDVTVDRLGAGLDGVRVVLLTDTHYGPIDRARWSARTIEVVNGLAADIVCHTGDIADGTVDQRRAQAAPLGAVQARLARVYVTGNHEYYGEAQGWVEHMRALGWEPLHNRHLVVERGGARLVVAGVDDVTAASSGVAGHRADHAAALAGTDPRLPVLLLAHQPKQIDDAVAAGVDLQLSGHTHGGQMWPFHYLVRLDQPVVQGLSRHGQTQLYTSRGTGFWGPPFRIFAPSEITLLTLRAG; from the coding sequence ATGGCTGCTGGCGATGCCGTACAGGTGCGGCCGGCGCGACGGTCGCTGCGACCACTGGTGTCCGGGGCGACGCTGGTCGCGGTCCTGGCGTTGCTGTTCGGGCTGCCGTGGTGGACGTTGACGGTGGCGGCGCGGTGGCCGGCGCCGGTGGTGGCCGCCGGCACGAGCGTGTTCGTCGTCGCGATGGTCGCGTTCCCCGTCCTGATGTATCTCGGGCACGGCCGTCGGCGGCTGGACGCGGCGGCCCGCGCGGGGGACACGCTCCTCGGTCTGGTCTGGATCCTGTTCGTCTGGGCGCTGCTCGGCAACGTGGCCCGGCTCCCGCTGGCCGCCGCAGGGGTCGCCGATCCGGTGCGGTCCCGAGCGGTGGCGGTCGGTGCGGCGGTCGTCTCGGTCGTCCTGGCCGTCTGGGGGTACGCCGAGGCGATGCGGGTGCCCCGGGTCCGGCGGGTGGACGTCACCGTCGACCGGCTGGGTGCGGGCCTCGACGGGGTCCGGGTGGTGCTGCTGACGGACACCCACTACGGCCCGATCGACCGCGCCCGCTGGTCCGCCCGGACCATCGAGGTGGTCAACGGGTTGGCCGCCGACATCGTCTGCCACACCGGCGACATCGCCGACGGCACGGTTGACCAGCGGCGGGCGCAGGCCGCGCCGCTGGGCGCAGTCCAGGCCCGGCTGGCCCGGGTGTACGTGACGGGAAACCACGAGTACTACGGCGAGGCGCAGGGCTGGGTCGAGCACATGCGGGCCCTCGGCTGGGAGCCGCTGCACAACCGGCACCTCGTGGTCGAGCGGGGCGGTGCCCGGCTCGTCGTCGCCGGAGTGGACGACGTGACGGCAGCCTCGTCCGGCGTGGCCGGCCACCGGGCCGACCACGCCGCGGCGCTCGCCGGCACCGACCCGCGGTTGCCCGTGCTGCTGCTGGCGCACCAGCCCAAGCAGATCGACGACGCGGTCGCGGCCGGCGTGGATCTGCAACTGTCGGGGCACACCCACGGCGGCCAGATGTGGCCGTTCCACTACCTTGTCCGGCTCGACCAGCCGGTGGTGCAGGGTCTCAGCCGGCACGGCCAAACCCAGCTCTACACGAGCCGGGGGACCGGTTTCTGGGGTCCGCCGTTCCGGATCTTCGCGCCGAGCGAGATCACCCTGCTCACCCTCCGGGCGGGTTAG
- a CDS encoding AAA family ATPase — MASGQRDARPAPPPIMGRTGECQVLRDALRRAAAGRAQVVAIGGEPGIGKTRLAREGLAIAEASGFTVLASAAGPLDRDLSLAPVVEALRPLVDGGTTLGQGLTDLARLFDGLGVPAPADLGDPGLERTRLFEAVRRLVDRSARRAPVAWLLDDVHWADAATLGLVQYLVRGLDERPFLLLLTHRAEVQGTSAGQMLAALRRTAEFTALDLHGLAAGDVAAITETLVGGVVPQTLTDLLVERSGGVPLFVTEIVGALLASGALRRVADQWVLDRALDVPVPAAVAELMGNRISGLPDAAHAVMDLLAVSPGAIPHVLLASVLDEHRALDGVTGLLSSGLIFEEEGPDGVAYRASHPLLAEVAHDRLPTVTRRRLHTALARAVKASMPRDTSRMARHVRGAGSELPPEEALDVLVPAAAEALRRRAGEEAAADAQAALDRLDAGDERRAGLLDTLAVASEIIGDFPAALTAWSRAASAGPPGPERAHRLRRAALSDWNVGRFDEAWQRLADAEGQLTGVAVGPHHIALQETRTTLAGRVDDARLAVELDRLGALVRATGSGKARLMELYARITLMIRRGQLEAAVPAVRELYASADATGDDVLREHVRRPGGQVAFIRGDLATAERDSLDGLRLAARLGVPTLGGVYLLYLGFIAQLRGDVAAEARWLARFSDLDLGGRFQRGVLIRQAIRGLGMVRRGRAEEGLALVAAIRSEHGHWAQGDRHAFSPIEYVECLALLQSGDATCARARAEESLSAGSALLGGCLQVLAEACLLDGDVPAARQALSRLREVGPGSPWPAASVRRVEGLLHATTGDPEAARAALSGAADLYAALGYRLEEATTRLDAATRALDAGTADAATGEAVRAALATAERIEAGHEVDRARALLRRLGVRTTRARPAAGPLDLSPREEEVARLVAEGLSNAEVSRRLFISPRTVTTHLQNIYVRLGVSSRTALTRYVLDRIGDT, encoded by the coding sequence GTGGCCAGTGGGCAGCGCGACGCCCGCCCGGCGCCGCCGCCGATCATGGGTCGGACAGGTGAGTGTCAGGTCCTGCGGGATGCCCTGCGCCGTGCCGCCGCCGGTCGCGCCCAGGTCGTCGCCATCGGCGGTGAGCCTGGCATCGGGAAGACCCGGCTGGCCCGGGAGGGGCTGGCGATCGCCGAGGCTTCGGGTTTCACCGTCCTCGCCAGCGCCGCCGGGCCGCTGGACCGCGACCTGTCGCTGGCCCCCGTCGTCGAGGCGTTGCGCCCGCTCGTCGACGGCGGGACCACGCTGGGTCAGGGGCTCACCGACCTGGCCCGGCTCTTCGACGGGCTCGGCGTCCCCGCACCGGCCGATCTCGGTGATCCCGGACTGGAACGTACTCGGCTGTTCGAGGCAGTCCGCCGGCTGGTGGACCGGTCCGCGCGGCGTGCGCCGGTCGCGTGGCTGCTCGATGACGTGCACTGGGCGGACGCCGCCACGCTGGGGCTGGTCCAGTATCTCGTCCGTGGGCTGGACGAGCGGCCGTTCCTGCTCCTTCTCACCCACCGCGCCGAGGTGCAGGGCACCTCGGCCGGGCAGATGCTGGCCGCGCTGCGCAGAACGGCCGAGTTCACCGCGCTGGACCTGCACGGGCTCGCCGCGGGGGATGTCGCCGCCATCACGGAGACGCTCGTCGGCGGGGTGGTCCCGCAGACCCTGACCGACCTGCTGGTCGAACGGTCCGGGGGCGTCCCGCTGTTCGTCACCGAGATCGTCGGCGCGCTGTTGGCGTCCGGGGCCCTGCGCCGCGTCGCCGACCAATGGGTGCTCGACCGGGCTCTGGACGTACCGGTCCCGGCAGCGGTAGCCGAGCTGATGGGCAACCGGATCTCCGGGCTGCCGGACGCCGCGCACGCCGTCATGGATCTTCTCGCGGTGAGCCCGGGTGCGATTCCGCACGTGCTGCTGGCCTCGGTCCTCGACGAGCACCGGGCCCTCGACGGAGTGACTGGGTTGCTCAGTTCCGGTCTGATCTTCGAGGAGGAGGGGCCGGACGGCGTCGCGTACCGCGCGTCCCACCCGTTGCTTGCCGAAGTCGCCCACGACCGGCTGCCGACCGTCACGCGGCGCCGCTTGCACACCGCTCTCGCCCGTGCCGTCAAGGCGTCGATGCCCCGGGACACATCCCGGATGGCCCGTCACGTCCGCGGCGCCGGGTCGGAGCTGCCGCCGGAGGAGGCACTCGACGTCCTTGTCCCCGCTGCGGCGGAGGCCCTCCGCCGCCGTGCGGGCGAGGAGGCGGCGGCCGATGCGCAGGCAGCTCTGGACCGGCTCGACGCCGGCGACGAACGCCGGGCCGGGTTGCTCGACACCCTCGCCGTCGCCTCCGAGATCATCGGCGACTTCCCCGCCGCGCTCACCGCCTGGTCGCGGGCCGCGTCCGCCGGCCCGCCGGGTCCGGAGCGCGCGCACCGCCTGCGGCGGGCGGCGCTCTCCGACTGGAACGTCGGCCGTTTCGACGAGGCATGGCAGCGCCTCGCCGATGCCGAAGGCCAACTGACCGGGGTGGCCGTGGGACCTCATCACATCGCCCTGCAGGAGACCCGGACGACGCTCGCCGGCCGCGTCGATGACGCGCGGCTCGCCGTCGAACTCGACCGGCTCGGCGCCCTGGTGCGGGCCACCGGGTCCGGCAAGGCCCGCCTGATGGAATTGTACGCACGGATCACCCTGATGATCCGCCGAGGGCAGCTCGAAGCGGCGGTGCCGGCCGTCCGCGAGCTGTACGCGAGTGCCGACGCGACGGGCGACGACGTGCTGCGCGAGCACGTACGCCGTCCCGGGGGCCAGGTTGCCTTCATCCGGGGCGATCTCGCCACGGCCGAGCGAGACAGCCTCGACGGGCTCCGCCTCGCGGCACGGCTGGGAGTGCCCACGCTCGGCGGCGTGTACCTGCTCTACCTGGGTTTCATCGCTCAGCTGCGGGGAGACGTGGCTGCGGAGGCGCGTTGGCTGGCGCGGTTCAGCGATCTGGATCTCGGCGGCCGCTTCCAGCGTGGCGTTCTGATCCGGCAGGCCATACGCGGGCTGGGGATGGTCCGGCGCGGCCGGGCCGAGGAGGGACTCGCGCTCGTGGCGGCGATCCGGTCGGAGCACGGCCACTGGGCGCAGGGAGACCGGCACGCCTTCTCGCCGATCGAGTACGTCGAGTGTCTCGCGCTGCTGCAGTCCGGCGACGCGACCTGTGCTCGTGCCCGGGCGGAGGAGTCGCTCTCGGCGGGCAGTGCCCTGCTCGGCGGCTGCCTGCAGGTGCTCGCCGAGGCGTGCCTGCTCGACGGTGACGTGCCGGCTGCCCGGCAGGCTCTGAGCCGGCTGCGGGAGGTCGGACCCGGCTCGCCGTGGCCCGCGGCGTCGGTACGCCGCGTGGAAGGGCTGCTGCACGCCACCACGGGCGACCCGGAGGCGGCCCGGGCGGCGCTGTCCGGCGCCGCCGACCTCTACGCCGCCCTCGGTTACCGGCTGGAGGAGGCGACGACCCGGCTCGACGCCGCCACCAGGGCCCTCGACGCGGGGACGGCCGACGCGGCGACGGGGGAGGCCGTCCGCGCTGCGCTCGCCACCGCCGAGCGCATCGAGGCAGGCCACGAGGTCGATCGGGCTCGTGCCCTGCTACGCCGGCTTGGCGTACGCACCACGCGGGCCCGGCCCGCGGCAGGACCGCTCGACCTCAGCCCCCGTGAGGAGGAGGTCGCTCGCCTGGTGGCGGAGGGGCTGTCGAACGCCGAGGTTTCGCGGCGCCTGTTCATCAGTCCGCGGACGGTGACGACGCACCTGCAGAACATCTACGTACGCCTCGGCGTCTCCTCCCGCACCGCACTGACCCGCTACGTGCTCGACCGGATCGGAGATACGTAG